A single region of the Halobellus ruber genome encodes:
- a CDS encoding glycosyltransferase, whose translation MVSTTSTSKQLSTSAHLSDEGSDLLLGPDSDADPLVSVVMPTMNEEQGVETCIDYVKNAVRESGYRTEVVISDDSTDRTPEIAREAGAIVVEPDEPGYGYAYRYAFRHCRGDYIIIGDADTTYDFQQFPELLDPVVNGEADMVMGSRLEGEIKDGAMPPLHEYVGNPLLTKFLNVFYGAGVSDAHSGFRAFRASMLEELDLETTGMEFASEMIMVAGTRDLTIKEIPITYHEREGEATLESFQDGWRHVRFMLLNAPNYLFSVPGAVLGLLGIAVMLAALSGVSVAGVRLGIHSAIAGSMFTLLAYQVAAMGVFATITSDPIQRPTDPVTTAVVEHMNLERMSTIGLLIFTAGAVYAVWLVVQWAATGFQQLPMVVGDVIAFTAIVLGAQTIFNAFFMSSVADRE comes from the coding sequence ATGGTCTCCACAACATCAACCAGCAAACAACTGTCAACGAGTGCACACCTGTCGGACGAGGGGTCCGACCTGCTCCTCGGGCCGGATAGCGACGCCGACCCGCTTGTCAGCGTCGTGATGCCGACGATGAACGAGGAACAGGGGGTGGAAACGTGTATCGACTACGTCAAGAACGCCGTCCGGGAGTCGGGCTACCGGACGGAGGTCGTCATCAGCGACGACTCGACCGACCGAACCCCGGAGATCGCCCGCGAGGCGGGGGCGATCGTGGTCGAACCCGACGAACCCGGGTACGGGTACGCGTATCGGTACGCGTTCCGGCACTGCCGCGGCGACTACATCATCATCGGCGACGCCGACACGACGTACGACTTCCAGCAGTTCCCGGAGTTGCTCGATCCGGTCGTCAACGGCGAGGCGGATATGGTGATGGGGAGTCGGCTCGAGGGGGAGATCAAGGACGGCGCGATGCCCCCGCTCCACGAGTACGTGGGGAACCCGCTTCTCACGAAGTTCCTGAACGTCTTCTACGGCGCGGGCGTCAGCGACGCCCACTCGGGGTTCAGAGCCTTCCGCGCGAGTATGCTCGAGGAACTCGACTTGGAGACCACCGGGATGGAGTTCGCCTCGGAGATGATCATGGTCGCCGGAACGCGGGACCTCACGATCAAGGAGATCCCGATCACGTACCACGAACGCGAGGGCGAGGCGACGCTCGAAAGCTTCCAGGACGGGTGGCGACACGTCCGGTTTATGCTGTTGAACGCGCCGAACTACCTCTTTTCCGTTCCGGGCGCGGTACTGGGCCTGCTCGGTATCGCGGTGATGCTCGCAGCACTCAGCGGCGTCTCGGTCGCCGGCGTCAGACTCGGCATCCACTCGGCGATCGCGGGTTCGATGTTCACCCTGCTCGCGTATCAGGTCGCGGCGATGGGCGTGTTCGCCACGATCACCAGCGATCCGATCCAGCGGCCGACCGACCCGGTTACGACCGCGGTCGTGGAGCACATGAACCTCGAACGAATGTCGACCATCGGGTTGCTCATCTTCACGGCCGGCGCGGTGTATGCCGTGTGGCTGGTGGTCCAGTGGGCGGCGACCGGGTTCCAGCAGCTGCCGATGGTCGTCGGCGACGTGATCGCGTTCACCGCCATCGTCCTCGGCGCACAGACGATCTTCAACGCCTTCTTTATGAGTTCGGTCGCCGACCGGGAGTGA